CCTCCTTTAAGGTGTTGGTTTATTCCAAATTTGCATGATACCTCCACAGCGTATGAAGGTCGCGGATACCCTTCTTTTCGGCAACCATCATGGCGACCGCGTCGAGGAACAGCAGCAGGCTCTGCTCGAACAGGCTGCTCATGATCTGCTGCGATGCGACCTCGTTTGGCAGGGACAGCTTTGTCGCACACGGAATACGAATGAATACATTCTCGTATTCCGTCATCGTGCTCCGCGGATTTGCCCCGATGTGGATGACCTTCGCCTCGTATCGCTGTGCGATCTTTGCGATGGCGACCGGCACGGCGGTCTCGCCCGATCCGGAGCCGACGAGGAGCACATCGCCCTCCGTGATGGCGGGCTCATCGATCGCCCCCACATAGTTTGCTGGAATGCCGAGATGGTTCATCCTCTTTGCGAACGCCTGCAGCATCAGCATCACGCGTCCGACACCGATGACGAAGACCTTGCCTCCGCCGCAGAGCGCCTCGGCCAAGAACTCCGCATCGTCCGCGTTAATGCCGCTGAGCGCCGTATCCAGCTCGGATAGGATAATCTGTTTCTTTTCCGCGTATGAAATCCTCCTCTCCTCCTTTTTGTACAGTAGAATCAAAGAATTCGGCATAAGACGTCTCTGCCCGTATTAATACGCAAGAAGCATGCCAAAAATCTGTGTCATCTGTGTTGAATCGTGTATCCTTCTTTTATTATGCGGAAGAATACGGATAAATATTTTTTAAATTTAATGCAGTCAACACAGAAAATTTATTTGTATCCACATCTGTGTTATAATGAATCTGCAAAGAACATGAAATGTGTCGATTGTGTGATGCTTTTCTATACTATCCCTGCGACAGACAATGTGTGCGGCGTCCGATGACTGCGTCCGCGTCGAGGAGGCAAATATGTCCAAGCAATTTTCCGCTTTGCTGCATACCGCCCCATTACTTTCCCTCCTGCAATAGAAAACGGCAGTCCCTAGAACGTGACGACGACGCGGTACTTATCTCCTGCAACAGCCGCCTCGAAAGCCTCCTTGATTTGTTCCTTTGGATAAACCGCACTCACGAAAGGCTTTGTCGAGAGTGTACCGTTCGAGAGCAAGCGTGCGGCGCGGATAAAATCGCTGTCGTTGGAGTTTGCCGTGCCGAGCAGCTGAATGGACTTGCTGTGCACCCAATTGGGGTCGAACGGTACTGTCTCCGTCGGGTGAATCGAGGAATAGAAAAGGACTTTGCCGAGCGGCCTGACGCAGCGCATAGCTTCCTGCACCAAGGCGGGCGCGGCCGTCACATCAAAAACAATGTCCGCCATGTTGCCCTCCATGATTTCCTTGACGCGTGTTACGAGATCTTCCTTTTGAGGATTGACTGTGAAATCCGCGCCCAAGTCCTTTGCCAAGGCAAGCCTCCTTTCATCGGGATCAGAGATGATCACCCGTGCTCCACGTAAGCCGGCAAGCATCATGTGGAGCTGACCCATGATCCCGGCACCAATGACGACCACCGTATCCCCCAGTGCAATATTCGCTGTTTCGACACTGTGCACGACACAGGTGACAGGCTCCGTCAGCGCAGCCTCGACTGCGGGCACGCCATCGTAGTGAAACAAGCTCTCCGGGCGAACTGCCATATACTCGCTGAGACCTCCCATGCCGTGATACCCCGGCATCCAATCGATCGGCGCGCGATGGTCGAAATGCTCACATGTTTCGGGGTGACCGCTCTTGCAGGTCGTGCAGCTGCGGCAGGCGAGCGGCTCACCGATGACGACCTTATCACCGATGTGCCACTCCTCCTTGTTCACGCCCTCCCCCAGTGCCTCGATGCGCCCTGCAACCTCGTGCCCGCCGACAAAAGGATATGGAATCTTGTTCACTCCTGTGTAAGCGCGCTGCTCCCAAGTACAAATTGCCGAGGCTTCCACTTTGACGAGTAGACGACCCGGCATGAGCATTGGCTTCGGCAAATCCTGAAGCTCGATTTTGTGGAGTCCGGTAAAGACCGCCACCTTCATATTTTCCAAGAGAGCACCTCTCCCTTCCATCCATAGGAATAGTGGTTCAAAGAATTCGGCATAAGACGTCTCTGCCCGTATTAATACGCAAGAAGCATGCCAAAAATCTGTGTCATCTGTGTTGAATCGTGTGCTCTTCTTTTATTATGCGGAAGAATACGGATAAATATTTTTTAATTTAATGCAGTCAACACAGAAAATTTATTTGTGTCAGCATCTGTGTTATAATGAATCTACAAAGAACATGAAATGTGTCGATTGTATGATGCTTTTCTATACTATCCCTGCGGCAAACAAATAATGTGCGCGGCATCCGATGACTGCGTCCGCGCAGAGGAGGAGGCGAATATGTCCAAGCAGACAGATCGGCGGCAACGTATTCTGTCGTTCATAGAGACCCATATGCCCCCGGACGGCTATGATGCCTCCTATATTGCGGAGTTCCTCGGGCTGGATCGCGCCAATACGAGTCGAGAGCTGAATGCGCTGAGCCGCGACGGTCTCCTCGTGCGGATTGCGGGACGACCTGTTCGCTTCCGCATCGAGACGCACCCTGCAGCTGCGCTCAATACTCTGTCCGCAGAAGAACCGCCAGATGCGGAGCCTGGAACAGATCCCGAAGAGCAGGCGCTCCCTGCGGCAGAGAGCATGCTGGAAGCGTCCGAGGCACCGCTGTCAATCTTTTCCCGCATGATCGGCTATGACCAGAGTTTGAAGATGCCCATACAGCAGGCAAAAGCTGCCGTCCTCTATCCGCCGCACGGCCTCCACACGCTGATCGTAGGTGCAACAGGCGGCGGTAAAACCACGCTTGCCAAGGTGATGTATCTCTACGCAAAAGAAATGCATCGCCTGGACAGCGATGCACCCTACGTCATATTCAACTGCGCCGATTACGCAAAAAACCCGCAGCTGCTCCTGTCACATCTCTTCGGACATAAGAAGGGCGCCTTTACCGGCGCGAACGAAGAACGGGAGGGCATTGTCGAGAAGGCGGACGGCGGCATCCTCTTTCTCGATGAGATCCATCGCCTCCCGCCCGAGGGGCAGGAGATGCTCTTCTCTCTCATCGACCGAGGCGAGTACTATCGGCTCGGGGATACGGAACACATCCGCAGTGCGGACATCCTAATCCTTGCCGCCACGACGGAACAGCCGAATACGGCGATCCTGAAGACACTTTTGCGGCGCATTCCCAACGTCATTAAGATGCCGGATCTGAAGGAGCGCTCACTCGAGGAGCGCTACTATCTGATCAAATCGTTCTTCCAAAAGGAAGCGAAGAATATGGCGCTGTCCTTTTCTGTCTCGGCTGAAATCATCAAATTCTTCATGAGCTACGACTGCCCCGGCAACATCGGCCAGCTTGAGAACGACATCAAACTCGTCTGTGCAAATGCCTTCGTTAATTATATTGTAGGCAACGAGAGAGATCTCTTCATCGGTCTCTCGCACCTCCCTCCGCCGTACCTTGCCGATTTCGACATGCTGACCGAAGGCCGCGGGCTGCTGGACTCCTTTTTCTACGACGGTCGGGCGGAGGATCTGTTTTTCTCCCCCGATCAGCCGCTCTCTCCACCGCTGAACGAGTCGGAAGATCTCAATATATATCAGCTCATGGAGAATCATTCGAAAAAATACTTTGCGGACGGGCTCTCACAGAAGACGATCAAGAAAATCTTCAACAACCAGATTGTCGAACAGTTCCAATACGTCTCGTCGAAATCGGGAAAACGTCCGGTCGGCGCGGATGAGTCCGCATTTTTAAAAATTATCTCGGCGGATATCTATGAGCCCATGAAGGCGGCAATTAGTACCCTGAAAGAAGATTTCGACGTCACACTGCCGCCGCAGGTGTTCCACGGGCTCGTGCTCCACGTCGAGACGATGGTCGAGCGCGTGCGGCGCGGGCGGGCTATCCCTGTACCGGAGAGCAGCGATGCCGAACTGTTCGACAACAAATACTATCAGGCGGCACAGTACCTCGTCCGTGTTCTTGAGGATCATCTGAATCTCACGCTTCCGGTTCAGGAGGCGATCTTTATCTCACTCTACCTCCAGACGCTCGATCTCACCGTCAACGACAAGCACGTCGGTATCCTCCTGCTGTCGCACGGGTATCACGCAGCGGTCGACATGGCTGTGGTCGCAAACCGGCTGCTCGACGTCGACCACGCGCACGGCCTGTGCATGCCGCTCGAGGAAAAGGTGAGTCAAGCGCTTGCGCGTGCGACACAGTTCGTTCAAAAGATCGATGAGGGCAAGGGTGTCCTTATCCTTGCGGATATGGGTTCCCTGCATACGTTTGGCGGTCTCATCACGAAGGCGACAGGGATCAAGACACATACCATACGCATGGTCAACCTCCCCCTCGCTATCGAGGCGACGCGCAAGGCGCTTCTTCCGGCGATGACGCTTGAAAATCTGGTCGAGGAACTGGATAAGGAGACGTGCATCGCTGCATCACACGAAGAAATCACACAGAAGAAAGACCTCCTCTACTCGTCCAAACGCATCTTTCGGCTTGTAGAGGGAACGTTGATCTTCCTGGATTCGAAAAAGGCGATTCCTCTGCTCGAAAAAATCTTTCTGGGGATTCTGTCAGACCTCGGAATCGAGCAGACGCCAAACCTCTATATCAAGTTCATCTTTCACACGGCCTGTATGCTCGAGCGAGCCATACGGAACGATCCGCTGGTGTACGAAAATCTGCAGGAACTTCAGATGACGCATCGATCTCTCTATCAGACCATTGCCTCCGCCTTCGATGTCGCGGAGCGAACGTACGGCATCGAGATTTCAGAGGGTGAGCTCTGTTATATCACAGAGATTTTTGCCTACGAAATGGCAAGGGCCTCTCAATGAAGTGCCGAGTACGGAACGAACATGAGCACTACAATGCATGACAAGAAAGGAGGGATACCGATGCAGCTGACGCAGCAAACGAAAATCACACAGAGCCTCGTCATGACGGCGCAGCTGCAGCAGGCGATCCGCATTCTGCAGCTGTCTGTCCCGGAGCTCGAGGCGGAAATCGAGTGCGCCTTTTTGGAGAATCCCCTGCTTGAGATGGAGGACGGCTCTTCCGCGCAGGACTTTCCGGCGCAGGATGAGGGGCGCGTCCGCGCGGAGGATGCCTTTGCCGCGGCCTATG
This portion of the Selenomonas sp. TAMA-11512 genome encodes:
- the hxlB gene encoding 6-phospho-3-hexuloisomerase, with the protein product MPNSLILLYKKEERRISYAEKKQIILSELDTALSGINADDAEFLAEALCGGGKVFVIGVGRVMLMLQAFAKRMNHLGIPANYVGAIDEPAITEGDVLLVGSGSGETAVPVAIAKIAQRYEAKVIHIGANPRSTMTEYENVFIRIPCATKLSLPNEVASQQIMSSLFEQSLLLFLDAVAMMVAEKKGIRDLHTLWRYHANLE
- a CDS encoding zinc-binding dehydrogenase, which gives rise to MKVAVFTGLHKIELQDLPKPMLMPGRLLVKVEASAICTWEQRAYTGVNKIPYPFVGGHEVAGRIEALGEGVNKEEWHIGDKVVIGEPLACRSCTTCKSGHPETCEHFDHRAPIDWMPGYHGMGGLSEYMAVRPESLFHYDGVPAVEAALTEPVTCVVHSVETANIALGDTVVVIGAGIMGQLHMMLAGLRGARVIISDPDERRLALAKDLGADFTVNPQKEDLVTRVKEIMEGNMADIVFDVTAAPALVQEAMRCVRPLGKVLFYSSIHPTETVPFDPNWVHSKSIQLLGTANSNDSDFIRAARLLSNGTLSTKPFVSAVYPKEQIKEAFEAAVAGDKYRVVVTF
- a CDS encoding sigma 54-interacting transcriptional regulator; the protein is MSKQTDRRQRILSFIETHMPPDGYDASYIAEFLGLDRANTSRELNALSRDGLLVRIAGRPVRFRIETHPAAALNTLSAEEPPDAEPGTDPEEQALPAAESMLEASEAPLSIFSRMIGYDQSLKMPIQQAKAAVLYPPHGLHTLIVGATGGGKTTLAKVMYLYAKEMHRLDSDAPYVIFNCADYAKNPQLLLSHLFGHKKGAFTGANEEREGIVEKADGGILFLDEIHRLPPEGQEMLFSLIDRGEYYRLGDTEHIRSADILILAATTEQPNTAILKTLLRRIPNVIKMPDLKERSLEERYYLIKSFFQKEAKNMALSFSVSAEIIKFFMSYDCPGNIGQLENDIKLVCANAFVNYIVGNERDLFIGLSHLPPPYLADFDMLTEGRGLLDSFFYDGRAEDLFFSPDQPLSPPLNESEDLNIYQLMENHSKKYFADGLSQKTIKKIFNNQIVEQFQYVSSKSGKRPVGADESAFLKIISADIYEPMKAAISTLKEDFDVTLPPQVFHGLVLHVETMVERVRRGRAIPVPESSDAELFDNKYYQAAQYLVRVLEDHLNLTLPVQEAIFISLYLQTLDLTVNDKHVGILLLSHGYHAAVDMAVVANRLLDVDHAHGLCMPLEEKVSQALARATQFVQKIDEGKGVLILADMGSLHTFGGLITKATGIKTHTIRMVNLPLAIEATRKALLPAMTLENLVEELDKETCIAASHEEITQKKDLLYSSKRIFRLVEGTLIFLDSKKAIPLLEKIFLGILSDLGIEQTPNLYIKFIFHTACMLERAIRNDPLVYENLQELQMTHRSLYQTIASAFDVAERTYGIEISEGELCYITEIFAYEMARASQ